GGGCTGGGTGGTAAATCCGAACGGCAAGGACAAATTGATCGTCTTGTATGGTCATCACACGATCGACAGCATGGACAAGATCACCACGGACGATGGCATTCCGCAGGTCTATTCGGGCGCAGAACTCGAAGCGCTGCTACTGCGCTTTCCAAACGTCGTGATGTTGGTGAACGGGCACACGCACCGGAACGCGATCAAGGGGCATTGGGCCACCAATCGCCCGGGGCGCTACGCGAACTACAACGGGTTCTGGGAGGTCACTTCGCCGGCGGCGTCCGATTTCCCGGTACAGAGCCGCGTCATCGAAATGGGCCTGAACTCGAACTTCGTCGCCAACGGCGTGCGTGAGAACAACTACCTGTCGATCTATACCACCATGCTCGACATTGATGCGCCCGTCACTTTCGATCCGAACGGATCCATGGGTGATTTCCGGCAGTTGGCGAGCGTCGGTCGTGAACTTTCCTACAACGACCCGGGCGACCGTCACGGGGCCCAGGTGAAAGGCTGGCGTTCCGGTGAGGCCTCGGACCGCAATGCGCAGTTGATCGTGCCGGCGCCGTTCGGCATGAATGATTATCCGGTGCAGGGGGAACGTGGCACGCACATCGTCACGCAGAAGGACGACACGAAAGATGTTCGCATTCTGAAGGTGGGTATCAACAGCACCGTGCTTTCGACGAAAGAACTGCCCGCGGCGACGGTGCAGAACTCCGATGTCATCGGCACGGGACAGTTCACCCAGGGCCTGAAAATGGGACAGGATCTGGTGCTGCGCGACGCGGACGGCAAAATCCGCATCAAGCTGCTTGACTGGCATCTCAACGAAGCGTCGTACCCGGGCTTCGGGGAATCGGTGCGCGGCACGGTGGCGGCGACCACGGCGCTGGCCGGTATCGGTGATTTCGATGGCGACGGGCGTTCCGACCTCGCGTGGCGGCGTGCCGATGGTTTGTCGGAAATCTGGTTCGGCGGAAGCGCCGCTGATCGGAAGTCCATCGACTATGGCAACAACAATGACTTGACCGAACCGCCCCCGGGTGCGGCGGACTGGAACATCGCCGCCGTCGGTGATTTCAACGCAGACGGCTACTCGGATCTGATGTTCGAGAACGTGCTGAACCACGTCGTGGCAATCTGGTACATGAAGGGCGCGACTCGCGTTGGCGACAGCTATCCGTCGAACTGGCCGCACACCCAGGGCTACGAACGCGTGCCCGGTGCGGCGGGGGATGTGCTGTACGCCGCCGGCGACGACCTGATCTATCGCAAGACCGCCGGCGACAAGCTCGGCGAGTTGCGGACCGTCGACGCCCACTCGGAATGGTCGCGCGCCATCACCTACCAGAACGTCCCCGGTGCCAACGCCGGTTTTGAGTGGACCACGCTTGCGCTGGGCGATTTCAATGTGGATGGCCGGAACGACATTTTGTGGCGCCACGCCGGTGGCAGCTTTGCGATCTGGCACCTGGATCGCGAGAAGTACAAGTATGACGCGCTGCTCAACGTCGCGCCTACTACTGACTGGAAGTACCGCGGGCTGCTGAAGAACACGATGACAGTGATCTACTGACGCCAGAAGATCGCGGCGGCCGCCGGTAAAGGCGGCCGCTGTACTTCCAGCTTCAATGACGGACCCGGCAAGCGGATGCGGGCGCCGGTGCCCCGCCGACTTTTCTCCAGAACAGGGATGGTGGGCGGCCACGTCGGCGCTTGCAGCGCCATGCGACATCGACATTTCTGTCTCCTGCGCGTACCGACATACACTCGGCGTCCTTCGCATCAGAACGGACCAATGAATAGATGAGGGCGTGGCTGCAGCGGTTGATGGGACGTCCAAAGACGGCCCGGCACGAGGATGAAGTGCCGACCATGCCCTGGGATTCAGGGCGCCCGGGTCTGTACGCTTTTCTCACCGGCTTTGAACGGGATGCTGACGGTGCGCTGCCTGCGGCTGATGCGTTGCTTGTCGGCGCCGGCGAAATCTTCGAGAAGCTGATTCACGGCGGTCCGGCGCAGGACATGAGTGACTATGCCGACGGTGTCGATGAGGTCCAGGCATGGTTGGCTCATCTGCGGCGCGGGTGCCCCTCTGACCTGCAGGTTCTGCTCTCTGTCGACCGCCTGCGCCATTGGGTCCGTGACGAAGGTGGTGCCGTCGCCCTGCCTGCTGACCGCGGCTGGACTGCTGAGGTACGCGCCGCGGTCGCCAGTGCGTGCGACGGCGTTGTCGCAAGCGGTCGCTGGTTGCCGATCGTCGAGCAGGGCTTTGCCGAGGAGCAGCGCTTCCCGTTCTGGCGCGCCTGTCGCGCAGCGGAGATTCTCGGACTGGATCCCTGGGAGCGCCGCTACGAACGCCAGGAAAAGGACGGTTCCGACGAGTGGTATGACCTGATGCGGACGGACGACCCACAGCGTGTGCAGCGTGTCGTAGCCCTTGCGCAGCGCCAGATCGACTTTGCCGCCATCGCGACAGGCCCTGCCTGCGATCCGGGTCTGGGCGAGCGCTTCCGCGAACACCAGGCCATGGAGTTCATCGTGACGCCACTGGCGTCCTTTCCGGGCATGGGCTGGCCCGTGGTCGAGGCTGCGCTACGCAGTCCGGTCATCCGCTCCCGCAATGCCGCGCTAGGTGTATTAGCTGCGTGGGGTGAAGCGCGCTGGCCGCAGTCCGCGCGCCATGTGTTGTTGCAGGCGCAGGCTGAGTAGCCGGATGCCGCCGTCGCCGCCCGCATAGCAAATGTGCTTTCCGGTAGATCGCTGGCGGAAAGAGAGGAATGATGCGGAGCGCACTAGACTGGAACGTAGCGCAACCGAATCACATCCCCGCCGATCCGGTCAGAGCTCAACAGGCGCAATGGCGGTCGGGGCGCAGCGAAATAGGGCTTGCCCTGTCCCAGCACGACCGGATGCAGGTAGATGCGATATTCGTCGATCAGGCCATGTTCGGTAAGGCTTCGCGCCAGATCCGGGCCAGCCACTTCGATCTCTCCGTCGTGTGCGGCCTTCAGGGTTCGGATCGCCGTCTCAAGATCGCCCTCGACAATCCGGGCGTTGGGACCCACCGACTGCAACGTTCGTGAGACCACCCATTTCGGCTGCTTCCGCCAGGCCGCGGCGAATGCGCGCTCGTCGGAGTCCCATTCCGGGCGATCCTCGTCCCAGTAACGCATGATCTCGTAGATGCGCCGGCCGTAGAGGCTGCCCACCTGATTCCGGGCTTCCTCGACGAAGTGGCGGAAGAGCGTGCGATCAGGTGCAAACGCCAGGTGATCCACGTAGCCGTCCAGGGACTGGTTCATGCCGAAAACAAGTGTGGCCATGTGAGCAATTCACCTCATGTCGAAGACGATGGCGTCGGCAGGAGTTCAATCTGGCAGCGTGTTCCCACCTTCCTTAGAGCGTGCCCAGCAGCTCATCATGCAGGGATCGATCGCAGGATGTCAGCAGGCTGCCCCCGAAGAGGATGCCATGGCGCTGGCCCGAAAGTGATGTGGCAACGCCGCCGGCTTCTTCCACGCACGGGACGAGTGCGGCGATGTCCCAGGGTTGCATGACGGTATCGATAGCTGCGTGCAGGTTGCCGCGGCAGACCAGCGCATGCTGGAGGCAATCGCCGCAGAAACGGAATTTGCGCGCCTGGCGTTGCACGCCGCTCAGGTGATACGGCCTGCCGGGTTCTTCCCGCAGGAAATCAGAACGGTGGATGCCGGATGCGGAAATCGCGGCGTCGCGCAGCCGCACGGCGTCACTGACGCGAACGCGCACCGGCGCGCCGGTGCGTGGTTGGAACCAGCAGCCGAGCCCCTTGGCGGCGTAGACCGTCTCGCCCAATGCCGGGAAGTGAATCACGCCGACGACGGGCTCCTGTTCCTTGAGGTACGCGATCAGCGTGCCGAATACGGGCATACCCAGCGAGAACCAGGTCGTGCCGTCGATCGGATCGATCACCCAGAGATCCGGATCGTCGGTAGCGGATCCGCCGAATTCCTCGCCAAGAATGGCATGGCGTGGATAGTGCTGCGCGAGCAGATCCCTGATCACGGTCTCTGCTGCGCGGTCCGCTTCCGTGACTTCGGTGCCATCGGCTTTGATGCTGACGGAGCACCGCTGGTAGTGGGGAGGATGGCTGCTTCTGCCGATCGTGCGAGCGTCAGCGCGAACTGCTGCAAGGAGGCGTAGTCGTTCGTCATCGTCCCGCTCGTTCGTGGCGCAATCACGGCAGCCACACTAGCAGCTCTGCGCGGCTGTGTGCAGACAGCTGTTGCAGCCGGGCACATGCTGCTGAAAGAAGAACGGCTCCCGATCCATGGCGGATCGGGAGCCGTCGATTCTGGTGCGCGGCACCCGCATGGTGCCGTCGCTACCGGTCAGGGATTGGTATAGCTGCCGGTCAGCGAGACGCCGTTGAACGGGTTGTACGCACGCAAGGTGACGTAGTACGTGCCGGCCTGGACGTTCGTGATGGTGCACGTTTCCGCGTTGCCATACTGGTAGGGGCGGCAATCGTAACTGGACACCGTCGGGGCGGAACCGAACTTGACGTAGAGGTCAGCGTCACCGACGCCGCCGCTGATCGTGAACTTCAGGTTCTTCGCGCCCGCCGGGACGACCAGCGTATACATTGCCGTTGTCGATCCCGTGGTGGCGGACAGACCGGTGACGGGGACGCCGTTGCACAGCACTGTGCTACCGCAGCCGGTGATGCCCAGCACGACCTGCGTCGTCCGCGTGTAGGTTGCACCGCGGTTGTCAGTCACAGTCAGCGCCACCAGATACGTACCGGCCGCCGCGTAGGTCTTGACCGGATTGGTCGCCGTCGATGTCGTACCGTCGCCGAAGCTCCAGTAACGCGACACGATCGTGCCGTCGCTGTCGGTGGAGCTGTCCGTCAAGGTGATGGTGAGGCCATTGATCGCAACGCTGAAGTTCGCCACCGGCGGGACGTTCGGCGTGACAACGGCCACGGTGACGGACTTGGTGACGGTATGCGTCGCACCCTTGTTGTCGGTCACGGTCAGCTGGACGCTGTACGTGCCGGCGGCGGCGTAGGTCTTGCTCGGGTTCGTCGCAGTCGACGTCGTGCCGTCGCCGAAGCTCCAGCTGCGTGACGCAATGGTGCCATCACTGTCGGTCGATCCGTCCGTGAAGGTGGCCGTGAGGCCATTCGTCACGAAACTGTAGTTTGCGGTCGGCGGGAAGTTTGTCGCCGTCACGGTAACGGGCTTCGTGATCGTGTGGGTGGAACCGATGTTGTCCGTGACCATCAGCGTGACGTTGTACGTGCCGCTGCTGGCATAGGTTTTCACCGGGCTTGCCGTGGTGGAGGTGGTGCCGTCGCCGAAGTTCCAGGAACGCGCGGCGACCGCGCCGTCGGGGTCGCTCGATGCGTCGAGGAACGACACCGTCAGGTTCGACGCCGAGTGCGAGAAGTTCGCGACCGGCGGCAGGTTGGCAGGACCCGTACCGCCCGTGTAGAGCTCCGCGGAGGTCATGGCGTTGGGGCCGCCGGCAAACAGCACGTTGCCATTGTCGAGCAGCGTCGAGGAGAAGAAGCGCGTACGCGACGAGGCCAGGGAACCGGCGCTCGACCAGGTGCCGGCCACCGGGTCATAGCGTTCCATCGTGCTGGTGACCGAGGCGTTCGTGTAGCCGCCGCTGACCAGCACGCCGCCATCGGCCAAGGCGATGGCCGTGTGGCCCGAACGCGGGATGGCGAGCGAACCGGTTGCCGAGAACGTCAGAGTGGCCGGATCGAACACTTCCACGCCACCCTGCTTGCCGGCGCTGTTGTGGCCACCGGCCACGAGGATGCGGCCGTCAGCCAGGCGCGTGGCGCTGCCGCCGGTGCGGGCCGTTGCCATCGCGCCGGTGGGTGTCCATGTGTTGGTGGCCGGATCCCAGATATCGGCGCTCGGCACGATCACGTTGGATGTGGTCTGACCGCCCGCCATCAGCACACGGCCGTCCGGCAGCAGCGCAATGGCCGGACTCGACCGCTGCGTCGGCAGGCTGATGCGCTGGCCGAAGGTGCTGGTGGTCGGATCGAAAACCTGGGAATACCTGCCGTCGACGAGGAGCACCTTGCCATCGAGCAATGTGACGGTCGTCGGGTACATGGCGCTGACATTCCCCAGCGGCGAACCTGCTGTCAGGCTCCAGCTTCCGGTCGAGGGGTCGTAGATTTCGGCGCTGCTCGGGCTCATGCCGCCCGACGGGGTCCATCGAACGCCGCCAACCATGAGAACACGCCCGTCGGCGAGAGTTGCGAAGCCCGCCGCGCTGCGGGGTTCCAGGAGTGAGGACGCCGGCGTAAAGGTGCCGGTCGAAGGATCGTAGATTTCAGCTGACGCCACGCTGTAGCCGCCGGTGGAATCGCCGCCCGCGATGAGGACGCGCCCATCGGGCAGCTTCGCGGCCATGTGCTCGTCACGGCCCACCGACAGGGAGCCAGTGGGGTCTGCGTGCACAGTTGCGCCGCTGGCTAGCAGTAATAGCGCCGCCGAGGAAAACTGAAAGAGAAACGTGCGTGTGTAACCGAGAATATGAGGCATGGGTGCTGTCATGGTTTGTTGTCTTTATGGTTCGTGTGTTGTTTTGAGTCGATAGAACGGCAACACGCATCATTGAAATACAAGCTGGTCGTCACCCCCTGAAGGTGTCTGCACTTTGATTGCGTAATCGGTTCTGCTTGCGGCAGGGCTGGCAAAGATTGCTGCCGCCTCCATAGCGCCATCCACCGACGGCCATGGCGCGATGGTCACACAGTCTATTCTCAGCGCACGAGACAATCCCCTTGCAACGACGATCACCGGGACGCGGGGTGAGTCGACACAATCGTTGACACGCCGGCAGCGCGCACTCGCTGGCATCGGTCCGTCGCAGGCGGGAATCCTTGACTCTGGACCGGGCAGCGTCCTGCCGGACAAATGTCAGGATTCGGGCAGCTGCCCGCACGAGTGCGGCTCGTCGTGGATCCTGTGCCGCTCGAATGGCCACAGTGTGCGTCTACGTGCCGGGGATCTTTCGAACCCGGGCAGGTGGTCGCCTGCAGGTGTTCGCTGGGCAGTCGAATACTCCAATGGCCGTCACGGCCTGCAGTGGTGGCTGGGCCAGCGTGATCCATGGAACGCTGTGCGTCGCGCTGTCACTGCAGAGTGCAACGGCGTCGTCGTTGGCACAACCCGCTGCGGCGGACCGCCAGCGCCCTGACGCCGTGGGTATCACTATCTGATACCGCGTGATTGGAGGGGATAGCGCGTCAATTGTTGCAAGCCGTGTGATGGATGCAGTCACGCGCCGCATACGCCGCTATCATGCAAACCCCGACGATGCCCTGGAGCCCCGCATGTCCGGTTCGCGACTTCTGATTCAGTCCCTGCGAGGCCTCCT
This genomic stretch from Tahibacter amnicola harbors:
- a CDS encoding inositol monophosphatase family protein, which produces MGRSSHPPHYQRCSVSIKADGTEVTEADRAAETVIRDLLAQHYPRHAILGEEFGGSATDDPDLWVIDPIDGTTWFSLGMPVFGTLIAYLKEQEPVVGVIHFPALGETVYAAKGLGCWFQPRTGAPVRVRVSDAVRLRDAAISASGIHRSDFLREEPGRPYHLSGVQRQARKFRFCGDCLQHALVCRGNLHAAIDTVMQPWDIAALVPCVEEAGGVATSLSGQRHGILFGGSLLTSCDRSLHDELLGTL
- a CDS encoding dihydrofolate reductase family protein produces the protein MATLVFGMNQSLDGYVDHLAFAPDRTLFRHFVEEARNQVGSLYGRRIYEIMRYWDEDRPEWDSDERAFAAAWRKQPKWVVSRTLQSVGPNARIVEGDLETAIRTLKAAHDGEIEVAGPDLARSLTEHGLIDEYRIYLHPVVLGQGKPYFAAPRPPLRLLSSDRIGGDVIRLRYVPV
- a CDS encoding PKD domain-containing protein; amino-acid sequence: MPHILGYTRTFLFQFSSAALLLLASGATVHADPTGSLSVGRDEHMAAKLPDGRVLIAGGDSTGGYSVASAEIYDPSTGTFTPASSLLEPRSAAGFATLADGRVLMVGGVRWTPSGGMSPSSAEIYDPSTGSWSLTAGSPLGNVSAMYPTTVTLLDGKVLLVDGRYSQVFDPTTSTFGQRISLPTQRSSPAIALLPDGRVLMAGGQTTSNVIVPSADIWDPATNTWTPTGAMATARTGGSATRLADGRILVAGGHNSAGKQGGVEVFDPATLTFSATGSLAIPRSGHTAIALADGGVLVSGGYTNASVTSTMERYDPVAGTWSSAGSLASSRTRFFSSTLLDNGNVLFAGGPNAMTSAELYTGGTGPANLPPVANFSHSASNLTVSFLDASSDPDGAVAARSWNFGDGTTSTTASPVKTYASSGTYNVTLMVTDNIGSTHTITKPVTVTATNFPPTANYSFVTNGLTATFTDGSTDSDGTIASRSWSFGDGTTSTATNPSKTYAAAGTYSVQLTVTDNKGATHTVTKSVTVAVVTPNVPPVANFSVAINGLTITLTDSSTDSDGTIVSRYWSFGDGTTSTATNPVKTYAAAGTYLVALTVTDNRGATYTRTTQVVLGITGCGSTVLCNGVPVTGLSATTGSTTAMYTLVVPAGAKNLKFTISGGVGDADLYVKFGSAPTVSSYDCRPYQYGNAETCTITNVQAGTYYVTLRAYNPFNGVSLTGSYTNP